One Glycine max cultivar Williams 82 chromosome 4, Glycine_max_v4.0, whole genome shotgun sequence DNA segment encodes these proteins:
- the LOC100817708 gene encoding inactive protein RESTRICTED TEV MOVEMENT 2, whose protein sequence is MAASGPRTPKTRTSRGPSIRPVYETFEPMSEMKEKEEAYFLHIYLPGFVKEKIKINFVRSSRVVRVVGERPLGGNRISNFEQTYPVPENCEVEKLQGKYELGTLIITMPKKPIISRVPPKAQVETTPRIGPTPLISPSKKPVPDQLPKPKEVVAKEAMPPKSPITRMEQGEKSNGHKTRPQHVQEESMLKSAAIASTPRKETGKSQKGHEEIVPKIEEYRNEESNKQNDITTYIEKVKEKQNKDREYEKLHETRKQDQKYIVHNVVLKEREIKTTRPKETVSSSTPKAPQKGKETSTTIIDKGKSKEEDEIYTIGKGIKEVVASASEVVTKIGEGKLNDEEKPLVANMGAAILVIVALGAYVTYKFTSCSRA, encoded by the exons ATGGCGGCTTCGGGGCCAAGAACACCTAAAACAAGAACAAGCAGAGGTCCTTCCATTCGTCCTGTGTATGAAACTTTCGAGCCCATGTCAGAgatgaaggaaaaagaggaagcatattttcttcatatttaCCTTCCTG GTTTCGTAAAGGAGAAGATAAAGATCAATTTTGTGAGATCTTCTCGAGTAGTGAGGGTTGTAGGAGAGCGACCATTAGGAGGCAATAGAATAAGCAATTTCGAGCAAACGTATCCTGTTCCAGAAAATTGTGAGGTGGAGAAACTTCAAGGTAAGTATGAGCTAGGAACTCTCATTATTACAATGCCAAAGAAGCCTATCATTTCACGAGTTCCACCTAAAGCACAAGTTGAAACAACCCCAAGAATAGGTCCAACTCCATTAATAAGTCCTTCAAAGAAACCTGTGCCTGATCAATTACCAAAGCCTAAAGAAGTGGTGGCCAAGGAAGCCATGCCTCCAAAATCTCCAATCACTAGAATGGAACAAGGAGAAAAATCTAATGGACACAAGACAAGGCCTCAACATGTTCAAGAGGAAAGCATGCTGAAATCCGCCGCAATTGCTTCAACCCCAAGAAAAGAAACAGGAAAATCTCAAAAGGGTCATGAGGAAATTGTGCCAAAGATAGAGGAATATAGGAATGAAGAGTCCAATAAGCAAAATGACATCACAACATATATAGAAAAAGTCAAggagaaacaaaataaagatagaGAATATGAGAAGCTTCATGAGACAAGAAAGCAAGATCAGAAATATATTGTTCACAATGTGGttttgaaagaaagagaaatcaagACAACAAGACCAAAGGAAACAGTTTCTTCCTCTACTCCAAAAGCTCCACAGAAGGGAAAAGAAACCAGCACCACCATAATTGACAAAGGAAAGAGCAAAGAAGAGGATGAAATCTACACAATAGGGAAGGGAATCAAAGAAGTAGTAGCTTCGGCTTCGGAGGTTGTCACAAAAATTGGAGAAGGGAAGTTGAATGATGAAGAAAAGCCTTTGGTTGCAAACATGGGTGCTGCAATTCTTGTAATTGTGGCATTGGGAGCTTACGTGACCTATAAGTTTACCTCTTGTAGCAGAGCATGA
- the LOC102665026 gene encoding protein MAIN-LIKE 1-like has product MAEDVANMTDDVPDLAAEAPEMRANVHGADGAEGSDADDAAEGFPGGPRDPSVLASFADHVAHAVWIITGDLGLISALVERWHGETNTFHLPVGELTITLDDVSSLLHLPITGALHTFHALSMEEARFLLTELLEVSAEEARAETTLTRGAYVRLGWLQDIYETRCQARRWIVAARAYLLHLVDCTPFANKSATYVHVVHLNAFRDLAKSGGYAWGVVALVHMYDQLDEASRTTT; this is encoded by the exons atggctgaggaCGTTGCTAACATGACTGACGATGTCCCTGATCTGGCTGCggaggcacctgagatgcgtGCGAACGTACATGGTGCTGATGGTGCTGAGGGGTCAGATGCTGATGATGCTGCtgagggattccctggtgggCCACGTGACCCGTCAGTACTGGCATCATTTGCGGACCATGTTGCACATGCTGTTTGGA ttattactgGCGATCTTGGACTGATATCCGCATTGGTGGAGAGGTGGCACGGTGAGACCAACACCTTCCACCTTCCGGTAGGAGAGTtgacgatcacattggatgatgtgtcgtcaCTCCTTCATTTGCCCATCACTGGCGCGTTGCACACTTTTCATGCTCTTTCTATGGAGGAAGCGAGATTTTTGCTGACAGAGTTGCTTGAGGTGTCTGCCGAGGAGGCTAGAGCCGAGACAACACTGACACGTGGGGCATATGTACGACTAGGATGGCTTCAAGACATTTATGAGACGAGATGTCAGGCCCGACGGTGGATTGTAGCAGCTCGCGCTTATCTGCTGCACCTGGTCGATTGCACTccttttgctaataagagtgcaacatacgtgcatgtggtTCACCTAAATGCTTTTCGGGACCTCGCTAAGAGTGGTGGTTATGCTTGGGGAGTTGTcgcgctggttcatatgtatgaccagttagatgaggcttCTAGGACCACCACATGA